A stretch of Camelina sativa cultivar DH55 chromosome 18, Cs, whole genome shotgun sequence DNA encodes these proteins:
- the LOC104762177 gene encoding uncharacterized protein LOC104762177 isoform X2 — translation MYTKVLDPEKMGFIRPPAVRSSGGDYIESIFGEYSSGKPKPSRKLNSAKFVTALTCLQFAFAVYATGLLYYMSPSIDLRAKPDFTWATKWAHNVRSYIVTPHVVSHYHDSASFLRSEDNFPAVVSPAEVCEYEKIDFSQKKSNDQQMIKMKRELYDDVLGFQRKNLGSETLQELMKMKSKWALNGPNKPKITVILNHFKRKTLCAQLDSLLHQTLPFHHVWVLAFGSPNEASLRRIAGSYNDSRISFISSNYDFKYYGRFQIALQTEADLVYILDDDMIPGKKMLQMLSHVAGTEKYENSVLGSIGRILPFRQKDFTFPSYRKFKSKEAGLYLPDPAYDITLDRILQVDFLSSSWFLSAELVKALFIEKPFTFSTGEDLHLSYQLQKYRNAGSFVLPVDPNDKETWGDSEHRLAYVSETTVIFKNIVEVRDNQWWKALSTGYITQWAAMHPQKIDALFYAHSIDEVKALGPLLEKFRGTVGKKAYIAVSGGKFCPCEDAASALKWPKVVCKERRFKIFDLEVGAILGVSNSEVPVFQAVYSSMKGLIKIHNPSVVITVADADPNVKKALKMATETNLNGTALVLLPRASISKVLWMADLRSTALPNWNKMRVSVNIITQNRAQSLLRLLRSLSNAYYLGDEISLSFNMDSKVDEETIKVVSTFDWPHGPKTLRRRIIQGGLIRAVSESWYPASDDDFGLLLEDDIEVSPYYFLWIKYALLAYHYDPQVSFPELSSISLYTPKIVEVVKERPKWNPTDFFKQIHPHTPYLHQLPCSWGAVFFPKQWREFYVYMNMRFTENAKANPVQIPKSRTNGWQASWKKFLIDMMYLRGYVSLYPNFPNQSSFSTNHMEPGAHIAAKDNVVKHNKTDFEVPLLMDDFRDFLPNQKLPPLSKLPSLNLFNMPVSLKGLKAAGAKLGQDVLRCNNVSEIVAVNHQTGLPARCMRF, via the exons ATGTACACAAAG GTTTTGGATCCTGAGAAAATGGGTTTTATACGACCACCGGCTGTGAGAAGCAGCGGAGGCGATTATATAGAGAGCATCTTCGGGGAATACTCTTCCGGCAAACCAAAACCTAGCCGGAAACTCAACTCAGCCAAGTTCGTGACGGCCCTGACGTGTCTTCAGTTCGCATTTGCCGTCTATGCCACCGGACTTCTCTACTACATGAGTCCTTCCATTGACTTAAGGGCCAAGCCAGACTTCACTTGGGCCACTAAATGGGCCCATAATGTGCGTAGTTACATCGTCACACCTCACGTCGTCAGCCACTACCACGACTCCGCCTCTTTTCTCAGATCGGAGGATAACTTCCCGGCGGTGGTTTCTCCGGCGGAGGTTTGCGAGTACGAGAAAATCGACTTCTCGCAGAAGAAATCGAACGATCAGCAAATGATCAAGATGAAAAGAGAGCTATACGACGACGTTTTGGGGTTCCAGAGGAAGAACCTTGGGTCCGAGACTTTACAAgagttgatgaagatgaaatCAAAATGGGCTTTAAATGGGCCTAATAAGCCCAAAATAACAGTGATACTAAACCACTTCAAGAGAAAAACACTTTGCGCTCAGCTCGATTCGCTCCTCCACCAAACGCTGCCGTTTCACCATGTCTGGGTTTTGGCCTTCGGTAGCCCTAACGAAGCATCTCTCCGGCGAATCGCCGGAAGCTACAACGACTCACGAATCAGCTTCATCAGCTCAAACTACGACTTCAAATACTATGGAAGATTCCAAATCGCGCTTCAAACAGAAGCAGATCTGGTTTACATACTCGACGACGATATGATCCCTGGTAAAAAAATGCTTCAGATGCTCTCACACGTCGCCGGAACTGAGAAATACGAGAACTCCGTTCTGGGAAGCATCGGAAGGATTTTGCCATTCCGGCAAAAGGACTTCACGTTTCCGAGCTATAGGAAGTTTAAATCTAAGGAAGCGGGGCTTTACTTGCCTGATCCGGCTTACGACATCACCTTAGATCGGATCCTTCAGGTTGATTTCTTATCAAGCTCGTGGTTCTTATCGGCTGAGCTCGTTAAAGCTTTGTTCATCGAGAAGCCATTCACATTCTCTACCGGTGAAGATCTTCACCTGAG TTATCAGCTACAGAAATACAGAAATGCAGGTTCGTTTGTGTTACCAGTGGATCCAAATGATAAGGAGACATGGGGAGATAGTGAACACAGGCTAGCTTATGTATCAGAGACTACTGTGATTTTCAAAAACATTGTTGAAGTGAGAGACAACCAATGGTGGAAAGCGCTTTCCACTGGTTACATTACTCAATGGGCTGCGATGCATCCTCAGAAGATTGACGCGTTGTTTTACGCGCATTCGATAGATGAAGTTAAAGCGCTTGGTCCTTTGCTTGAAAAATTCAGAGGTACTGTTGGTAAAAAGGCGTATATCGCGGTATCTGGTGGGAAGTTCTGTCCTTGTGAGGATGCGGCCTCGGCTTTGAAGTGGCCTAAGGTTGTTTGCAAAGAGAGGAGATTCAAGATTTTTGATTTGGAAGTTGGAGCTATCTTGGGTGTGTCTAACTCAGAGGTGCCTGTGTTTCAAGCTGTGTATTCGAGTATGAAAGGGCTTATTAAGATTCATAACCCAAGCGTGGTGATTACTGTTGCTGATGCTGATCCTAATGTTAAGAAAGCTTTGAAAATGGCTACTGAGACAAATCTTAATGGCACCGCATTGGTTTTGCTTCCGAGAGCTTCTATCTCCAAGGTTCTATGGATGGCTGATCTAAGATCAACAGCATTGCCCA ACTGGAATAAGATGAGAGTCTCAGTGAATATCATCACGCAAAACCGAGCTCAATCTTTATTAAGATTGCTTAGGTCTTTGAGCAATGCATACTACCTTGGCGACGAAATATCTCTCAGCTTCAACATGGATAGCAAAGTGGATGAAGAGACGATCAAAGTAGTGAGCACATTTGATTGGCCTCACGGACCAAAAAcactaagaagaagaatcatccaAGGAGGCTTAATCCGAGCTGTGAGCGAGAGTTGGTATCCAGCTTCTGATGATGACTTTGGTCTCTTGCTTGAAGACGACATTGAAGTCTCTCCTTATTACTTCCTCTGGATCAAATACGCTCTACTGGCTTACCACTACGACCCTCAAGTCTCTTTCCCGGAACtctcttcaatctctctttACACACCTAAAATCGTCGAAGTCGTCAAAGAGAGACCTAAATGGAACCCAACAGATTTCTTCAAACAAATCCATCCTCACACACCTTACCTTCACCAGTTACCTTGCAGTTGGGGAGCCGTTTTCTTCCCAAAGCAATGGAGAGAGTTCTACGTCTACATGAACATGAGATTCACTGAGAACGCCAAAGCTAATCCTGTCCAGATTCCGAAATCAAGAACCAACGGTTGGCAAGCTTCTTGGAAGAAGTTCTTAATCGACATGATGTACCTTAGAGGATACGTTAGTCTCTACCCAAACTTCCCTAACCAGTCAAGCTTCTCAACCAACCAC ATGGAACCAGGAGCTCACATCGCTGCTAAAGACAATGTGGTGAAACACAACAAAACCGATTTCGAAGTTCCTTTGCTTATGGATGATTTCAGAGACTTCTTACCGAACCAGAAACTCCCTCCGCTATCTAAGCTTCCCTCGCTCAACCTCTTTAACATGCCCGTTTCTCTTAAAGGTCTTAAAGCTGCAGGAGCTAAGCTTGGTCAAGATGTTCTTCGTTGCAACAATGTCTCTGAGATTGTCGCCGTCAATCATCAGACAGGTTTACCAGCTAGATGCATGAGATTCTGA
- the LOC104762177 gene encoding uncharacterized protein LOC104762177 isoform X1, whose translation MYTKVLDPEKMGFIRPPAVRSSGGDYIESIFGEYSSGKPKPSRKLNSAKFVTALTCLQFAFAVYATGLLYYMSPSIDLRAKPDFTWATKWAHNVRSYIVTPHVVSHYHDSASFLRSEDNFPAVVSPAEVCEYEKIDFSQKKSNDQQMIKMKRELYDDVLGFQRKNLGSETLQELMKMKSKWALNGPNKPKITVILNHFKRKTLCAQLDSLLHQTLPFHHVWVLAFGSPNEASLRRIAGSYNDSRISFISSNYDFKYYGRFQIALQTEADLVYILDDDMIPGKKMLQMLSHVAGTEKYENSVLGSIGRILPFRQKDFTFPSYRKFKSKEAGLYLPDPAYDITLDRILQVDFLSSSWFLSAELVKALFIEKPFTFSTGEDLHLSYQLQKYRNAGSFVLPVDPNDKETWGDSEHRLAYVSETTVIFKNIVEVRDNQWWKALSTGYITQWAAMHPQKIDALFYAHSIDEVKALGPLLEKFRGTVGKKAYIAVSGGKFCPCEDAASALKWPKVVCKERRFKIFDLEVGAILGVSNSEVPVFQAVYSSMKGLIKIHNPSVVITVADADPNVKKALKMATETNLNGTALVLLPRASISKVLWMADLRSTALPNWNKMRVSVNIITQNRAQSLLRLLRSLSNAYYLGDEISLSFNMDSKVDEETIKVVSTFDWPHGPKTLRRRIIQGGLIRAVSESWYPASDDDFGLLLEDDIEVSPYYFLWIKYALLAYHYDPQVSFPELSSISLYTPKIVEVVKERPKWNPTDFFKQIHPHTPYLHQLPCSWGAVFFPKQWREFYVYMNMRFTENAKANPVQIPKSRTNGWQASWKKFLIDMMYLRGYVSLYPNFPNQSSFSTNHMEPGAHIAAKDNVVKHNKTDFEVPLLMDDFRDFLPNQKLPPLSKLPSLNLFNMPVSLKGLKAAGAKLGQDVLRCNNVSEIVAVNHQTGLPARCMRF comes from the exons ATGTACACAAAG GTTTTGGATCCTGAGAAAATGGGTTTTATACGACCACCGGCTGTGAGAAGCAGCGGAGGCGATTATATAGAGAGCATCTTCGGGGAATACTCTTCCGGCAAACCAAAACCTAGCCGGAAACTCAACTCAGCCAAGTTCGTGACGGCCCTGACGTGTCTTCAGTTCGCATTTGCCGTCTATGCCACCGGACTTCTCTACTACATGAGTCCTTCCATTGACTTAAGGGCCAAGCCAGACTTCACTTGGGCCACTAAATGGGCCCATAATGTGCGTAGTTACATCGTCACACCTCACGTCGTCAGCCACTACCACGACTCCGCCTCTTTTCTCAGATCGGAGGATAACTTCCCGGCGGTGGTTTCTCCGGCGGAGGTTTGCGAGTACGAGAAAATCGACTTCTCGCAGAAGAAATCGAACGATCAGCAAATGATCAAGATGAAAAGAGAGCTATACGACGACGTTTTGGGGTTCCAGAGGAAGAACCTTGGGTCCGAGACTTTACAAgagttgatgaagatgaaatCAAAATGGGCTTTAAATGGGCCTAATAAGCCCAAAATAACAGTGATACTAAACCACTTCAAGAGAAAAACACTTTGCGCTCAGCTCGATTCGCTCCTCCACCAAACGCTGCCGTTTCACCATGTCTGGGTTTTGGCCTTCGGTAGCCCTAACGAAGCATCTCTCCGGCGAATCGCCGGAAGCTACAACGACTCACGAATCAGCTTCATCAGCTCAAACTACGACTTCAAATACTATGGAAGATTCCAAATCGCGCTTCAAACAGAAGCAGATCTGGTTTACATACTCGACGACGATATGATCCCTGGTAAAAAAATGCTTCAGATGCTCTCACACGTCGCCGGAACTGAGAAATACGAGAACTCCGTTCTGGGAAGCATCGGAAGGATTTTGCCATTCCGGCAAAAGGACTTCACGTTTCCGAGCTATAGGAAGTTTAAATCTAAGGAAGCGGGGCTTTACTTGCCTGATCCGGCTTACGACATCACCTTAGATCGGATCCTTCAGGTTGATTTCTTATCAAGCTCGTGGTTCTTATCGGCTGAGCTCGTTAAAGCTTTGTTCATCGAGAAGCCATTCACATTCTCTACCGGTGAAGATCTTCACCTGAG TTATCAGCTACAGAAATACAGAAATGCAGGTTCGTTTGTGTTACCAGTGGATCCAAATGATAAGGAGACATGGGGAGATAGTGAACACAGGCTAGCTTATGTATCAGAGACTACTGTGATTTTCAAAAACATTGTTGAAGTGAGAGACAACCAATGGTGGAAAGCGCTTTCCACTGGTTACATTACTCAATGGGCTGCGATGCATCCTCAGAAGATTGACGCGTTGTTTTACGCGCATTCGATAGATGAAGTTAAAGCGCTTGGTCCTTTGCTTGAAAAATTCAGAGGTACTGTTGGTAAAAAGGCGTATATCGCGGTATCTGGTGGGAAGTTCTGTCCTTGTGAGGATGCGGCCTCGGCTTTGAAGTGGCCTAAGGTTGTTTGCAAAGAGAGGAGATTCAAGATTTTTGATTTGGAAGTTGGAGCTATCTTGGGTGTGTCTAACTCAGAGGTGCCTGTGTTTCAAGCTGTGTATTCGAGTATGAAAGGGCTTATTAAGATTCATAACCCAAGCGTGGTGATTACTGTTGCTGATGCTGATCCTAATGTTAAGAAAGCTTTGAAAATGGCTACTGAGACAAATCTTAATGGCACCGCATTGGTTTTGCTTCCGAGAGCTTCTATCTCCAAGGTTCTATGGATGGCTGATCTAAGATCAACAGCATTGCCCA ACTGGAATAAGATGAGAGTCTCAGTGAATATCATCACGCAAAACCGAGCTCAATCTTTATTAAGATTGCTTAGGTCTTTGAGCAATGCATACTACCTTGGCGACGAAATATCTCTCAGCTTCAACATGGATAGCAAAGTGGATGAAGAGACGATCAAAGTAGTGAGCACATTTGATTGGCCTCACGGACCAAAAAcactaagaagaagaatcatccaAGGAGGCTTAATCCGAGCTGTGAGCGAGAGTTGGTATCCAGCTTCTGATGATGACTTTGGTCTCTTGCTTGAAGACGACATTGAAGTCTCTCCTTATTACTTCCTCTGGATCAAATACGCTCTACTGGCTTACCACTACGACCCTCAAGTCTCTTTCCCGGAACtctcttcaatctctctttACACACCTAAAATCGTCGAAGTCGTCAAAGAGAGACCTAAATGGAACCCAACAGATTTCTTCAAACAAATCCATCCTCACACACCTTACCTTCACCAGTTACCTTGCAGTTGGGGAGCCGTTTTCTTCCCAAAGCAATGGAGAGAGTTCTACGTCTACATGAACATGAGATTCACTGAGAACGCCAAAGCTAATCCTGTCCAGATTCCGAAATCAAGAACCAACGGTTGGCAAGCTTCTTGGAAGAAGTTCTTAATCGACATGATGTACCTTAGAGGATACGTTAGTCTCTACCCAAACTTCCCTAACCAGTCAAGCTTCTCAACCAACCACATGGAACCAGGAGCTCACATCGCTGCTAAAGACAATGTG GTGAAACACAACAAAACCGATTTCGAAGTTCCTTTGCTTATGGATGATTTCAGAGACTTCTTACCGAACCAGAAACTCCCTCCGCTATCTAAGCTTCCCTCGCTCAACCTCTTTAACATGCCCGTTTCTCTTAAAGGTCTTAAAGCTGCAGGAGCTAAGCTTGGTCAAGATGTTCTTCGTTGCAACAATGTCTCTGAGATTGTCGCCGTCAATCATCAGACAGGTTTACCAGCTAGATGCATGAGATTCTGA
- the LOC104762176 gene encoding homeobox-leucine zipper protein REVOLUTA-like, whose amino-acid sequence MLSSGYLIRPCDGGGSIIHIVDHLNLEAWSVPDVLRPLYESSKVVAQKMTISALRYIRQLAQESNGEVVYGLGRQPAVLRTFSQRLSRGFNDAVNGFGDDGWSTLPCDGAEDIIVAINSTKHLNNISNSLSFLGGVLCAKASMLLQNVPPAVLIRFLREHRSEWADFNVDAYSAATLKAGTFAYPGMRPTRFTGSQIIMPLGHTIEHEEMLEVVRLEGHSLAQEDAFMSRDVHLLQICTGIDENAVGACSELIFAPINEMFPDDAPLVPSGFRVIPVDAKTGDAQDLLTANHRTLDLTSSLEVGPSPENASGNPSSSSSSSRCILTIAFQFPFENNLQDNVAGMACQYVRSVISSVQRVAMAISPSGISPSLGSKLSPGSPEAVTLAQWISQSYTHHLGSELLTIDSLGSNDSVLKLLWDHQDAILCCSLKPQPVFMFANQAGLDMLETTLVALQDITLEKIFDESGRKALCSDFAKLMQQGFACLPSGICVSTMGRHVSYEQAVAWKVFAPSEDNNNLHCLAFSFVNWSFV is encoded by the exons ATGCTTTCTAGTGGGTATTTAATAAGACCTTGTGATGGTGGAGGTTCAATTATTCACATTGTCGATCACCTTAATCTCGAG GCTTGGAGTGTTCCGGATGTGCTTCGACCCCTTTATGAGTCATCTAAAGTTGTCGCTCAAAAAATGACTATTTCC GCATTGCGATATATCAGGCAATTAGCGCAAGAGTCTAATGGTGAAGTAGTGTATGGATTAGGAAGGCAGCCTGCGGTTCTTAGAACCTTTAGCCAAAGATTAAGCAG GGGTTTTAATGATGCAGTGAATGGGTTTGGTGACGACGGGTGGTCTACATTGCCTTGTGATGGGGCGGAAGATATCATCGTTGCTATTAACTCCACGAAGCATTTGAATAATATTTCTAATTCTCTTTCGTTCCTTGGAGGCGTGCTCTGTGCCAAGGCTTCGATGCTTCTACAA AATGTTCCTCCTGCAGTTTTGATTCGGTTTCTTAGAGAGCATCGATCCGAGTGGGCTGATTTCAATGTTGATGCATATTCCGCTGCTACACTTAAAGCGGGTACCTTTGCTTATCCGGGAATGAGACCGACGAGGTTCACTGGGAGTCAAATCATAATGCCACTAGGGCATACAATTGAACATGAAGAA ATGCTTGAAGTTGTTAGACTAGAAGGTCATTCTCTTGCACAAGAAGATGCATTTATGTCCCGGGATGTCCATCTCCTTCAG ATTTGTACTGGGATTGACGAGAATGCTGTTGGAGCTTGTTCTGAACTGATATTTGCTCCGATTAATGAGATGTTCCCGGATGATGCTCCACTTGTTCCTTCTGGCTTCCGAGTCATACCAGTTGATGCTAAAACT GGAGATGCGCAAGATCTGTTAACCGCCAACCACCGTACACTAGACTTAACTTCTAGCCTCGAAGTTGGTCCTTCACCAGAGAATGCTTCTGgaaacccttcttcttctagCTCAAGCTCGAGATGCATCCTCACTATCGCTTTCCAGTTCCCTTTCGAAAATAACTTGCAAGATAATGTTGCCGGTATGGCTTGTCAGTACGTGCGGAGCGTTATTTCATCAGTTCAACGTGTTGCAATGGCGATTTCACCATCTGGGATAAGCCCGAGTTTGGGCTCCAAATTGTCCCCGGGATCTCCTGAAGCTGTTACTCTTGCCCAGTGGATCTCTCAAAGTTACAC tCACCACTTAGGCTCGGAGTTGCTAACGATTGACTCGCTCGGAAGCAACGACTCGGTACTAAAACTTCTATGGGATCACCAAGATGCCATCTTGTGTTGTTCTTTAAAG CCACAGCCAGTGTTCATGTTCGCGAACCAAGCCGGTCTAGACATGCTAGAGACAACACTTGTAGCCTTACAAGACATTACACTCGAAAAGATTTTTGATGAGTCTGGTCGGAAGGCTCTCTGCTCCGACTTCGCCAAGCTAATGCAACAg GGATTTGCATGCTTGCCTTCAGGAATCTGTGTGTCAACAATGGGAAGACATGTGAGTTATGAACAAGCTGTTGCTTGGAAAGTGTTTGCTCCGTCTGAAGACAACAACAATTTGCATTGTCTTGCCTTCTCCTTTGTAAACTGGtcttttgtgtga
- the LOC104763613 gene encoding homeobox-leucine zipper protein REVOLUTA-like → MAVANHHERSSDSMNRHLDSSGKYVRYTAEQVEALERVYAECPKPSSLRRQQLIRECSILANIEPKQIKVWFQNRRCRDKQRKEASRLQSVNRKLSAMNKLLMEENDRLQKQVSQLVCENGYMKQQLTTVVTDASCDSVVTTPQHSLRDANSPAGLLSIAEETLAEFLSKATGTAVDWVQMPGMKPGPDSVGIFAISQRCSGVAARACGLVSLEPMKIAEILKDRPSWFRDCRSLEVFTMFPAGNGGTIELVYMQTYAPTTLAPARDFWTLRYTTSLDNGSFVVCERSLSGSGAGPNAASASQFVRAEMLSSGYLIRPCDGGGLECSGCASTPL, encoded by the exons ATGGCGGTGGCTAACCACCATGAGAGAAGCAGTGACAGTATGAATAGACATTTAGATAGTAGCGGTAAGTACGTTAGGTACACAGCTGAGCAAGTTGAGGCTCTTGAGCGTGTCTACGCCGAGTGTCCTAAGCCTAGCTCTCTCCGGCGTCAGCAATTGATCCGTGAATGTTCCATTCTTGCTAATATCGAGCCTAAGCAGATAAAAGTCTGGTTTCAGAACCGCAg GTGCCGAGATAAGCAGAGGAAAGAGGCGTCCAGGCTTCAGAGCGTAAACCGGAAGCTTTCTGCCATGAATAAACTTTTGATGGAGGAGAATGATAGGCTTCAGAAGCAGGTTTCTCAGCTTGTTTGCGAGAATGGATATATGAAGCAGCAGCTTACAACTGTT GTGACCGATGCAAGCTGTGATTCAGTGGTCACAACTCCTCAGCATTCCCTTAGAGATGCGAATAGTCCTGCTGg attgcTCTCGATCGCAGAGGAGACTTTGGCAGAGTTCCTATCCAAGGCTACAGGAACTGCTGTTGATTGGGTTCAGATGCCTGGGATGAAG CCTGGTCCGGATTCGGTTGGCATCTTTGCTATTTCGCAAAGATGTAGTGGAGTGGCAGCTCGAGCCTGTGGTCTTGTTAGTTTAGAACCTATGAAG ATTGCAGAGATCCTCAAAGATCGGCCATCTTGGTTCCGTGACTGTAGGAGCCTTGAAGTTTTCACTATGTTCCCGGCCGGTAATGGCGGCACAATCGAGCTTGTGTATATGCAG ACATATGCACCAACGACTCTGGCTCCTGCCCGCGATTTCTGGACCCTGAGATACACAACAAGCCTCGACAATGGCAGTTTTGTG GTTTGTGAGAGGTCACTTTCTGGCTCTGGAGCTGGGCCTAACGCTGCTTCAGCTTCTCAGTTTGTGAGAGCAGAAATGCTTTCTAGTGGGTATTTAATAAGACCTTGTGATGGTGGAG GCTTGGAGTGTTCCGGATGTGCTTCGACCCCTTTATGA